In Hippocampus zosterae strain Florida chromosome 3, ASM2543408v3, whole genome shotgun sequence, a genomic segment contains:
- the slc10a3 gene encoding P3 protein: MRTLFTFCCCFLVTGKADWAWATVNQTINRSNPSSLTADSSRYIVIGDGSSQEFEFPENTKGVIVISSQYRNNGNGRKSWKQTVKVRSLDPEVLSILNVTDGGHAGPARNYIISIHSGFPGRAQLEIQLLEENQDSMLVLIEERTDYCIVVAPGSDDPATQLIQSGGLSHFSENPVLFALLPLIFVNKCAFGCKVEVEVLKALLRSPVPLFLGVLGQFLVMPLYAYSVSQLALLPKALSLGLVITCSAPGGGGGYLYSLLLGGDVTLAISMTLVSTVVAVAAMPLSSALYGHLLGVHAALHVPFVKILGTLLFIAIPISLGMLVKLRLPALTRVLLALIRPFSFVLIVGGIFMAYQMGASILANVRPPIVAVGVTVPLLGLLVGALLAKLAGLAPPQRKTVSIEVGVQNSLLALAVMQLSFRRVEADFASQAPFIVALSSTSEMLLVVLAYYTQHWLCGPTVPRSDT; this comes from the coding sequence ATGAGGACGCTATTTACcttctgctgctgcttcctTGTTACCGGCAAAGCGGACTGGGCGTGGGCCACTGTAAATCAGACCATTAACCGCAGCAACCCCTCCAGTTTGACGGCGGATAGCAGCAGGTATATCGTCATTGGGGACGGTTCGTCACAGGAATTTGAGTTTCCTGAAAACACCAAGGGCGTGATTGTAATCTCCAGCCAATACCGGAACAACGGCAACGGCCGAAAGAGCTGGAAACAGACTGTGAAAGTGCGCTCCTTAGACCCAGAGGTCCTCTCCATCTTGAATGTGACAGACGGTGGCCATGCGGGACCTGCAAGGAACTACATTATCAGTATCCACTCTGGTTTCCCAGGAAGGGCTCAGCTGGAGATCCAACTGTTGGAAGAGAACCAGGATTCAATGCTCGTTCTGATCGAGGAGAGGACAGATTACTGTATTGTGGTGGCCCCTGGGAGTGATGACCCCGCCACACAACTCATCCAATCAGGTGGACTGTCCCATTTCTCAGAGAACCCTGTGCTATTTGCTCTGCTTCCCCTCATCTTTGTCAACAAGTGTGCCTTTGGCTGCAAGGTGGAGGTGGAGGTACTGAAGGCCCTCCTGAGGAGCCCCGTGCCTCTGTTCCTTGGGGTGCTGGGTCAGTTCCTGGTGATGCCGTTGTATGCATACAGCGTGTCTCAGCTGGCCTTGCTGCCCAAAGCGCTCTCACTGGGCCTGGTGATCACATGCTCCGCCCCGGGTGGTGGAGGTGGATACCTTTACAGTCTACTGCTTGGAGGAGATGTCACTCTGGCTATCTCCATGACTCTGGTGTCTACAGTGGTGGCGGTGGCAGCCATGCCTCTGTCATCAGCTCTGTATGGACATCTGCTCGGGGTGCATGCGGCACTGCATGTGCCATTCGTGAAGATTCTTGGCACCCTCCTCTTCATTGCCATCCCCATTTCTCTTGGAATGCTGGTCAAGCTACGCCTGCCCGCCCTCACTCGTGTCTTGCTCGCACTCATTAGGCCCTTTAGCTTTGTGCTCATTGTTGGTGGCATTTTTATGGCTTACCAAATGGGCGCATCTATACTGGCCAATGTCAGGCCTCCCATTGTGGCTGTCGGCGTGACGGTGCCTTTGCTTGGATTGTTGGTCGGGGCACTTCTGGCCAAGCTGGCTGGCCTGGCACCACCTCAGAGGAAGACGGTGAGCATTGAGGTGGGCGTCCAGAACAGCTTGCTGGCCCTGGCTGTCATGCAGCTGTCCTTCCGCCGGGTGGAGGCCGACTTCGCGTCACAAGCTCCTTTCATTGTGGCCCTGTCCAGCACCTCTGAGATGCTTCTCGTAGTTCTGGCATATTACACCCAACACTGGTTGTGTGGGCCCACTGTCCCTAGAAGTGACACCTGA
- the chmp1a gene encoding charged multivesicular body protein 1a: MDDTLFQLKFTSKQLERLAKKAEKESDKEKAKVKKALQQKNVECAKVYAENAIRKKNEGLNWLRMASRVDAVASKVQTAVTMKSVTKNMSQVTKALDKALNSMDLQKVSAVMDKFESQVQNLDVHTSVMEDSMSSAMTLTTPQEQVDDLIHQIAEESGLEVMDQLSKLPAGATSVGAESSRSQEKEDQLSRRLAALRN, from the exons ATGGACG ACACGCTTTTCCAATTAAAG TTCACCTCCAAACAACTGGAGAGACTAGCCAAAAAGGCAGAGAAGGAGTCTGATAAGGAGAAAGCCAAGGTCAAAAAG GCcctgcaacagaaaaatgtGGAATGTGCTAAAGTTTATGCTGAGAATGCCatccggaaaaaaaatgaaggtctGAACTGGTTGCGCATGGCATCTCGAGTCGACGCTGTGGCCTCCAAAGTCCAGACCGCTGTCACAATGAAATCA GTGACGAAAAACATGAGCCAGGTGACCAAGGCCCTTGACAAAGCGCTGAATTCTAtggatcttcaaaaggtttctgcTGTCATGGATAAATTTGAAAGCCAAGTCCAGAACCTTGATGTCCACACCTCA GTAATGGAGGACTCCATGAGCTCTGCAATGACACTGACAACACCACAAGAACAGGTGGATGACTTGATCCACCAAATAGCGGAGGAAAGTGGCCTGGAGGTGATGGACCAACTCAGCAAATTGCCTGCAGGAGCCACCTCAGTGGGTGCAGAAAGTTCACGCAGCCAAGAGAAGGAAGACCAGCTTTCCAGACG GCTGGCTGCTCTGCGGAACTGA